Genomic DNA from Nicotiana tabacum cultivar K326 chromosome 21, ASM71507v2, whole genome shotgun sequence:
acGATTTTGAtcggcagtgaaaaattaggtatcggaatgaaattccggaagttggagtaggttcgtagtgtcatttgtgacgtgtgtgtaaattttgaggttattcggacgtggtttgataggtttcggcgtcgctggcgaattttaaaattttggcgAGCCCGCAGGTACGAGGACTGGCCGTAGGTGCGAAGCCTGGACGATTAAGTGGAATGCGCAGGTGCGCACCAGGGACCGTAGATGCGGCCGCGCAGGTGCTAAGaagagggtcgcaggtgcggaaccacTGGGGCAGAACCTATAAAAGTAACCCTTCGCAAATTTTTGCCCTTTTTTTCACCATTGTTGAACGGTTTTGAGCTTTGGGGCAGTGTTTTTCAAGGGAGAATCACAAGATATCAGTgagattcagagcttttggagaccgagtccagagacgagggcatcccggagtatgattttacgttgttaaggtaagtaacaattttaactctggctttgagggtataaacccgaagATTTGACATCgcgtgattgtttggaagtgatacccatgctaggtgacgggcgtgtgggtgtgcaccgcgagggattgagacttggtccgccCCATGAAGCTGTGAgtcctaatggctattatctgtggttatgtgtttatttgttgttgaacttgtttgctttcatgttagagatcatgcttaggctttattcatgctcacattatttgcactcagtcatagatattattgtacatgtttatcgcagtccctattattttgctgatatgttgtgatacttgacaAGGGCTGTGTTTCCCTTATTTGTTtatgatggtgaggctagagaggtacatgactgagtgaggccgagggcctattgtGAGATATTTGATTGAgccacgtgagttgtccgtgcatcacgtgagttgaccgtgcagatccagggattaatattatggcatgtgagttgtccgtgcagcacgtgagttatcagtgcttagcgcttgggctttgggagtccctccggagtctgtacacacccccagtgagtgcatgtacctattgagtgttgagtgttgagtgctgagtgcgagtgccgagagccgagtgctgagtgatggagtgacattgctgtgaggattcattgcttttgttgttgctgcattttacCCGTTAATTTCTTTGTAGCATTTATTGAGTTGAtagaatttacctgtttatttatgttactactgagtcggttgtacttatactacaccctgcactttacgtgcagatccaggtgagttagagcgcggcgatcgttgatttcaggccggctatcgttggagactgcaaggtagttgctagcgtccgcaggaccttattactccttttatcatttcttcttttggactctactgacagttagacagttttatttcttagtctatagatttagacgctcatgacttagtgacaccccgatatttggAGCTCGTTTttgtattttctataattatatttagagttgatttagtttataaaaaattcaaatgttggaaatattttattaaattcttataatcaatCTAGTAggaatattttgggaagtaggcttgccttgtaacacgataggcgccatcatgaccatggttagattttaggtcgtgacaagttgctatcagagcctaggttacgttggtctcacgagtcttgagcgggtttagtagagtcttgcggatcggtacggagacgtctgtacttatcttcgagaggctgcagaacccttaggaaatttcacattcttggattcttatcATGCggtattgattcaacttgaagtgtaactttttgaattccttccacgcattcgtatgcgcatatgagcgctcggtatcagttgtacctcgacggcttgtgattccctggataaggtgcgagatgtgatttctgtgtgttgatgttgggccagtttggaggacttgaggccggggtttgactgtagcttgagcactgaggtgttgattgtgtcaACGCGTGCTTTTggtacttttggggatatttaagagagtattcagcggcttatgagccttagggcagtgtgatttttgcttgggtcgtgacaagttggtatcagagcgcaggtgcggaagagagAATCGCACctacgagcccgcaggtgcgaggcctggCCGTAGGTGCGAAGCCTGGACGGTTAAGTGGAATGCACAGGTGCGCACCAGGGACCGTAGATGCGGCCGCGCAGGTGCTAAGaagagggtcgcaggtgcggaaccacTGGGGCAGAACCTATAAAAGTAACCCTTCGCAAATTTTTGCCCTTttttccaccattgttgaacGGTTTTGAGCTTTGGGGCAGTGTTTTTCAAGGGAGAATCACAAGACATCAGTgagattcagagcttttggagaccgagtccagagacgagggcatcctgGAGTATGATTTtacgttgttaaggtaagtaacagttttaactttggctttgagggtataaacccggagatttgacatcgcgtgattgtttggaagtgatacccacgctaggtgacgggcgtatgggtgtgcaccgcgagggattgagacttggtccgccCCATGAagctgtgaggcctaatggctattatctgtggttatgtgtttatttgttgttgaacttgtttgccttcatgttagagatcatgcttaggctttattcatgctcacattatttgcactcagtcatagatattattgtacatatttaccgcagtccctattattttgctgatatgctgtgatacttgacAAGGGCTGTGTTTCCCTTATTTGTTtatgatggtgaggctagagaggtacatgactgagtgaggccgagggcctgttgtgaggtatttgattgaggcatgtgagttgttcgtgcagcacgtgagttgtccatgcagattcaggtattgataccatagcgcgtgagttgttcgcgtagcacgtgagttgaccgtgcggatccagggattgatattatggcacgtgagttgtccgtgcagcacgtgagttgtctgtgcttagcgcttgggctttgggagcccctccggagtctgtacacacccccaatgagtgcaggtacctattgagtgttgagtgctgagtgctgagtgctgagtacgagtgccgagagccgagtgctgagtgatggagtgacattacTGTGAGGATTCATtgcttttgttgttgctgcattttacCCGTTAATttttttgttgtatttattgagttgatggaatttacctgtttatttctgttactactgagtcggttgtactcacactacaccttgcacattatgtgcagatccaggtgagttagagcgcggcgatcgttgaTTTCAGGCCGGCTATCGTTGGAGACTGCAAAGTAGCTGCTAGCGTCTGCAgaaccttgttactccttttatcatttcttcttttggactgtattgacagttagacagttttatttcttagttcatagatttagacgctcatgacttagtgacaccccgatgtttggggctcgtttccgtattttctataattatatttagagttgatttagtttatgaaaaattcaaatattgtaaaaattttattaaattcttataatcaatctagtagtaatattttgggaaatagacttgtcttgtaacacgataggcgccatcatgaccatggttaggttttgggtcgtgacacatacaaTGGATTATATAACATAACTAAAATCATAAGAGATAAagtcaataaaaaaaaatatataacaatGAAAGAAGTAGCAAGTCGACGGAGATACTAGCAAAGCTAAATGAGCTGCTTGGTTTTTTGCTCgataaaaaaattcaactttttgaGGTTAATTGTTCTTTTTCTCTAGCAACAATTTTACAGAAACAACtcgattaaattaatttatttatttattgatttaatTCTTTAGAATGCGGTCTCTAAATTTAGtatgccatatatatatatatatatatatatatatatatatatattaattctCTCTGCTCTTTTTTATATTGAAACGATCCACGCCTCGTGCGGGTATGTATACTAGTTAATAATAAGAGGAAAGAATATAATTGAATTCTTTGTATTTGCATACTTAATTTGTACCTCAATTATTCATTTATTTACAATACACCACTTCATCTATTCATTTTTTTACAAAACTGTAACGGGTTCATTTTATGaaggataaaataaaaattgcataattagagaagaaataaggttgttggggggggggggagggggggtgttCACATCCAATTTAGTTAAGTTAACCATAAAAATTTAAGATCAATTAGGAGCCTtagttttaataaataaaaaattaaaaagggaGTAAAGTCGTAGTAACTAAGTTAGAAAGCTTTAGGGTTGCCGTCAATTCGTCCTTCTTTTGTTTCCCGCAATTCTTCTTTTAACATTTTGTTTTCGTTGCGAGTTTACTTTTGCAATGATGCAACTGGAAAGTTAGTGTACGGTATTATGCTAAAAACTCGATCGAAGGCATACTGTGGGAGACAAGTTTTGCGGTAAGCATTGGATTTACTTGCTACTAAGGAGTAAGCAAGAATAAATTACAAATACTGCTATAAATGAAgaattttctttatgtttttattGAGTATATGAAACGAAAGTACTAGAAAAGAAAAGTAGTCTGTCTCTTCTatttttgtttccttcttttttttccttatcgATAATTCCTATTAAATTGCAATTTTATTTTGTTGTATAATCTGTGAAAGTTTTTTTTGACATAAATGATAATGTCTACAGGTAGCTGAACGGCTAGAGTTTTTTCCAATAGGAACACAACGGAAGATGGCAAGATTTTATTAAGTATCTTTTATATTATCATTTAAGATCAAGTACAAAATACGTAACACTTAACTATGGTTAAATACTAAAAATTATAGCTAAATAAAGTGAGACGTGCCACTTATTTATTGATTGGGCGTAAATACTCAGTGTGAATCAGTTTTTACGGTTAGAAGGGAGGTGGATGAGGAGAAAAAAATCTTTAATGTGTGGACTTTTGTAATATGATCATTACCAAAAGGGGTTTAAGGAGGTATCTGAATTGGGGTTCACCAGTAAGTGCTGGTCCAATATCCTATAGTTGTAGTCGTGTTGTACTCCTATTCAAGTTAATTTTGAAGTTCCAAGAATTCCAACTTTCTAATGGATTCAATGTAACAGAAGGATTCATGGTTCTGGAGAAGTTATTGGTAAATGGTATACTAATTCCTTTCCATTACCAAGTACATGAAACAAAACCTATAGTAGTGAGacacatttgattttttttatgcaAAGTGAGAAGATACAATAAAAGGCATCCATTTCTTAACAAAAAGATTGAATATATAATTAACACATTTATCACTTATCATAGCAATAAGGAAACTAAACCCCCGGGGAAGGGTCggaaaggagaaagaaaatgcaAAAGCTCCTGGCCAATTACTCGCCAATGGCCAGCTTACTAAAGCTGAGTTtaactaattatatagtatatattgataagtgtaaaaaaaattaCGCTAGCGTTATAGTTTTACTTAAGGTAATAGGTGATTTAtctaacgatccgaccggtcgttttgaggtCTAGTGCGCCGTTTGGCgttttgaggccatgagtagcttcacttcatgttttatgacttgtacgtatggtcggaattgaattttgggaagttcggagttgtttcggaaggaaaattctaaattcggaagctttaaattggaagagtatactaaggtttgacttttaagtaaacggcctcggaatgaagatttgaaggctccaataggttcgtatgatgatttcgtacttgggcgtatgttcgggttgagtatcaggTGGTCCGGGAGCAATTCAGCGCTTATTATAGAAAGTTGGCACTTTAAAAGCTTAAGaatttattaagtttgatttgaagtggattttggtattatcgatatccgtttgaggttccgagccttggaataggtttgtattgtgatttatgacttgtgcgtaaagtttggtgtcattccggaatgtttaagtgtaattcggacgcgttcgtcaaagtttgaaTGTTTGGAAGTTAAAAAAAGGTTTTGATTATCGATTcctagttttgatgttgtttggtgtgatttgaggcctcgggcAAGTTTGCGTcatgtattgggacttgttggtgtgattggacggggtcccaggggcctcgggtgtatttcaggATGGTTTCGGAGTAAGTTTGGATGATTTGTTGTTGCTGGTGtgtttcgcgatcgcaaagaaggaaatTGGAGGGGGCAGCTGATTtccctacgcgaacgcaaagatGGGTCTACAATCGCGTAGGTTGGCCTGGcagtgcttcgcgaatgcggaggcccaatcgcaattgcgatgagaAAATGGAGGAAACGGGGCACGAGGCCTTTGGCCTACGTGAACACGACATGGgaatcgcgaacgcggagaatcGGGCAGtaatgcatcgcgaacgcgatatccaggccgcgaacgcgaagaaggttttTGGGCAGTGGCATTTTAGGCCTTCGCGACCGCGAGGCGTTTTCCGCTATCGCGAATAAGGGAATTCTGGGCAGACTTATTTTAAACcgggggtttggctcattttcacctcatttcttccatgggagccgactttggggcgattttggagcgtcattttcatcatcaatcttgaggtaagtgatttctacatattgtgagttaaatacatggattatatgtggatttaaatatgaaaactTTTGGAAATTGTgaaattttggtagaaaaccccagaaattatattttttgattttgaccacgaaattgaacATGGAATTAGAAATAAACTATATATTCGAGTTCATGgtattatgggtaatgattatcttcaagaatttttggaatccgggcacgtgggcttgaaggttgactttgttgacttttcgagcggagttgagaattattataaattgttaaattatacgcattagagtatattttgatttatttgcaCCTTgcttgactagtttcggatcgatgggctttggtttgaggtgttagagaggcgttggagccgattatgaaacttcggagcgaggtaaatctcctgtttaaccttgtgagggggaaactaccccctagatGATGTAATTGTCATGTgttactagttgtgggtgctgcgtacgtacgaggtgacgagagtccgtacgtagctaaatcatgtttatgtccgggtagacttagaactttatcatgtaatatttgaattatttgaactcattctgttggatatatatatatatatatatatatatatatatatatatatatatatatatatatatatatatatatatatatatatatatatatatatatatatatatatatatatatatatatatatatatatatatatatatatatatatatatatatatatatatatatatatatatatatatatatatatatatatatatatatatatatatatatatatatatatatatatatatatatatatatatatatatattcttgtggagcgggccggacgtctcgacagtataatagatgcatttatggttcatGTTGGTCGGcccttggcagtgtacacattattctggatcgcgtcgtacgacctcggcataatcgtgcgttatatcgctagccgttcgaatattcacgagattatcaTTCCACTGATGcctggcattttatatggtaAATCCTTTTCCATTTGATACTGGCACTTGATACATCTGAGAtgttgagatagaatacgagacTGAGAGATTtatatctttaaaataaattttttgaaagattatgtaacttacagttttaccccattattgttgttgtggttcatatctgcttatgatttatcatattgctttattggacctctagtaagtgtcgatgtcgacccctcgtcactacttcttcggggttaggccagatacttactgggtatacgttgatttacgtactcatgctacacttctgcactaaatgtgcaggatctgacaggttcaattGGTGgttatcttggcgcgtaggcgcagctgctgaggagactttatggtgagctgcattccaggctacgtatcGCAGCCCACAGAGTCTCCGTCATagtatttactttatcctgtcttatttacattccgaacagatgttgtattattattgtactccttagtaaatattcatgcacttatgacaccgggttttgggatgttctagaatttgtttatggtTTGCTTAACCTCGATACAGTTTTACttgtataatatttaaattgtatttatCTACGACTCTAACGCATTTATGTCTCCACCTAACAATATTcatgattcaaaaataataaaatgaataattaaattgtcaattcaccgttggcttgcctaacggcgacgttgggtgccatcacgacttatagtggattttgggtcatgacaatttaTCATATTAAAGCTCTTATTATTCATAGAAGTGATTGAAAAGCTACCAAGCACAACGCGGCGTGAGCAACAAACCAACTAATCGGTTCTTCGCCCGTTTATTGATCCATTTTTCCTGTAGATGCAATGCTCATAGTGATAAACTATATATGATCATTCCCATCCATCATCCTGGTGGGCAGAGACAGGCTTACTAGTCTTCATTTGTGTCTCATTCCGCCTGCCATCCTCCCCTGAAATTTCTTCCAGTGACCTGCCTTTTGTCTCAGTCACCAAGAAAGTGAAGGCGAATCCAAGCATATTTGTGACAGCCAACAGCATCATGGCTTTCTTGATTTTATGAACATTTCCATCTTGCGTGTATTGTTGTATCCCAAATGCACTAATCAGCGCCCCGGCCTTTCCAGATGCGGCGCTCAGTGCGTGGCAGGTGGATCTCACTCTTGTCGGAAAGAGCTCCGCGGGGAGCACAAATGTGGTCGAATTAGGTCCAAAGTTGGCAAAGAAGAAAGTTAAGCCATAAAGAGTTGCGAATGTCCATTTGTGCTCCTTAGTCTTTAGATAATCATATTTGACTCCAATGATCGCCATGAAAACTGTCATCATGAAGAACCCCATCAATTGTATCCTAAACCTGCCAATTTTTTCAATGAAGAACACTGTGAACCAGTAACCAGGGAAAGTACCAAGCAAGGCAATCACGAACATGGCACGCGATGTCTCAAACATCTCCCTCAAAGCAGAAATATTTTGGGCTTTGCTAGTGAGTCCCATGACTGGAAATATGTCCTTTTGAGTGAGGTTTTGGCTATAGAAAGCTATGTCCAACAAGAACCAAGTTGTCATTGTACCTATTAAGTGAAGCCCGTGGCGCTGGAAGAACTCACTGGAGAGCAAAGGATATTCATTAGCTGCCTTGAATTGGGCCAATTTTTCACCTTCTGCTTGGATTTCTATATCAAGAACCTTCCCCATGTTAATCGCTGCTTGTTTAGCAtttccctcaataatagcagtgtAACGCCCTGTTTCAGGCATTTTCATTCTCCAATAATAGGTAACAAGTGCTGGAAGAGCCCCGACCATCAACACGATCCGCCAAACATAATCAGCCTCAGGCTCCGTGGACAAAATTTCATCCTGATCAAATGGTTTACCTCCGTACTTGATTAAAAACACTTTGGAGATAATCATCGAAACGAGCCCCGCGAAGATGATCCCAACTCCTTGCATAGCAAACACCGCAGCAATAAACGCCCCACGAGTTGACTTGTTAGCATATTCAGACATGATTGTAGCAGAAAGAGGATAATCTCCTCCAATTCCAAATCCAAGCCAGAATCTGAAGAAACAGAGCGTCCCTATTACAGATTTTGCACTATACCCAAAGGACAAGCCAGAACAAAGTGCACAAACGACCATGAGAATTAAAGTGAGTCCATAGACTTTTTTCCTACCAAGTTTGTCTCCTAACCAGCCGAATACGAGTTGGCCAGATAGAGTACCAACTAGAGCAACTCCAATCACCCAATTGTTAGCCATGTGAGGCAATTTGCCTGGGGCTTTCGCGGCAGGATCATAGTAATAGAGGCGGCCTAAGAGCTTAGAGACAGTAGAGATGCAGAAGAGATCGTACGCATCAGTGAAAAATCCCATTCCAGCAATGATAACGGCAGTGACATGGTACCATTGGGTACGTGCTGTGTCAAGAGCATTGAGCACTACAAGATTGTCTGAGGCCATGTTGATTTTTTCTCTTGTTTGATGAGATTGGTTTGTGTCTCTAACTTGCTATACATATATAAACAGTTAATGCGATTAATTAATTGACGTTTACGCCTAGGTTCCATAGCTAGAACAAGAAATTGGTTGATTGGAGAATATCCTTCTTCTTTGCTTAAATCAATAATATGCCTCCAACTCAACACCACCACAAGAAATTGAAACAACAAGGTGACAGTGATATTCTTATGCTTTACAGTAGATTAATCTTCTTTCGGCAATCACTTTGAGACAGCCAGAACGCGCTAAACTTGCTTATTGATCATCTTGATTAACGACCGCTATATCCACGAGCTTCAACTTATATACTAATGAT
This window encodes:
- the LOC107803076 gene encoding low affinity inorganic phosphate transporter 4, with the translated sequence MASDNLVVLNALDTARTQWYHVTAVIIAGMGFFTDAYDLFCISTVSKLLGRLYYYDPAAKAPGKLPHMANNWVIGVALVGTLSGQLVFGWLGDKLGRKKVYGLTLILMVVCALCSGLSFGYSAKSVIGTLCFFRFWLGFGIGGDYPLSATIMSEYANKSTRGAFIAAVFAMQGVGIIFAGLVSMIISKVFLIKYGGKPFDQDEILSTEPEADYVWRIVLMVGALPALVTYYWRMKMPETGRYTAIIEGNAKQAAINMGKVLDIEIQAEGEKLAQFKAANEYPLLSSEFFQRHGLHLIGTMTTWFLLDIAFYSQNLTQKDIFPVMGLTSKAQNISALREMFETSRAMFVIALLGTFPGYWFTVFFIEKIGRFRIQLMGFFMMTVFMAIIGVKYDYLKTKEHKWTFATLYGLTFFFANFGPNSTTFVLPAELFPTRVRSTCHALSAASGKAGALISAFGIQQYTQDGNVHKIKKAMMLLAVTNMLGFAFTFLVTETKGRSLEEISGEDGRRNETQMKTSKPVSAHQDDGWE